One genomic window of Micropterus dolomieu isolate WLL.071019.BEF.003 ecotype Adirondacks linkage group LG14, ASM2129224v1, whole genome shotgun sequence includes the following:
- the hpdl gene encoding 4-hydroxyphenylpyruvate dioxygenase-like protein translates to MAAFLSRLHHISLHVSNAEKIANDLVSKFKFSLFATRLTDRSRQLAFRKGAAVFVVNEELQGITDNYSPDPHRVKVGKYNQDQFMKCLYDVSQHYSVDTVSNVCFEVEDVERSFKALHHLGCNFLVPPTTVRDEGGLVTYSVVKSIVGNVCHTLIDRTQYEGSFLPGFNVIEKDFCLEEDVSCPITHFDHITYACPRKTTHQVMRWYEKAFGFQRFFIDGNEDVDEGFVVNQDGIGLRLTAMEYWKCSKAGIILPSVDKKEPDCKFVIAESLPEQGRNQVDTFLEKHRTPGIQHIGLYTKNIVSTAHAMAEAGVQFFSPPPAYYTEVGKQQEIEEAGHNPQMLAQHGILLDTDLHQDTSSQTASSENGRYLLQVFTKPIFAEDTFFLELIERRGATGFGEGNIRALWRSVQAHMEKEREHSQGEGSPKTVQTTQY, encoded by the exons ATGGCAGCTTTCTTGAGCCGGTTGCACCACATTTCGCTCCACGTTTCTAACGCGGAGAAAATTGCCAATGACCTTGTCTCTAAATTCAAGTTTAGTTTGTTTGCTACCAGACTAACCGACAGGTCCAGGCAGCTGGCTTTCAGAAAAGGAGCGGCAGTTTTCGTCGTGAATGAAGAGCTACAGGGAATCACAGACAATTATTCACCTGATCCACATCGGGTCAAAGTGGGGAAATACAACCAGGATCAATTTATGAAATGCCTTTACGATGTCAGCCAACATTACTCCGTGGATACTGTAAGCAACGTGTGTTTCGAGGTGGAAGATGTGGAAAGGTCATTCAAGGCTCTTCACCATCTGGGCTGCAATTTCCTGGTGCCTCCCACCACAGTTAGGGATGAGGGTGGTCTTGTCACCTACTCTGTGGTTAAATCtattgtgggaaatgtgtgccACACACTCATTGACAGGACACAATATGAGGGAAGCTTCTTGCCTGGGTTTAATGTCATTGAAAAGGACTTCTGCTTGGAAGAAGACGTGTCTTGtccaatcacacattttgaTCACATAACTTATGCCTGTCCCAGGAAAACAACCCACCAGGTCATGAGGTGGTATGAGAAGGCCTTTGGTTTTCAGAGGTTTTTCATTGATGG TAATGAAGATGTGGACGAAGGTTTTGTCGTAAACCAGGACGGCATTGGACTACGTCTTACTGCCATGGAGTATTGGAAGTGCAGCAAAGCAGGCATCATTCTCCCCTCTGTGGACAAAAAAGAGCCTGACTGCAAGTTTGTCATTGCAGAATCACTGCCTGAACAAG GCAGGAATCAGGTTGACACTTTCTTGGAGAAGCACAGGACCCCAGGGATCCAGCACATTGGGCTGtacacaaaaaacattgtttctACTGCACATGCGATGGCTGAAGCTGGTGTCCAGTTTTTCTCCCCTCCTCCTGCCTACTACACAGAG GTGGGAAAACAGCAGGAGATAGAGGAGGCAGGACACAACCCCCAGATGCTGGCCCAGCATGGCATTCTCCTGGACACAGACCTGCACCAGGATACCTCATCACAGACAGCATCTAGTGAAAATGGAAG ATACCTTCTCCAGGTGTTCACTAAGCCCATCTTTGCAGAGGACACCTTCTTCCTCGAGCTGATAGAGCGAAGAGGGGCGACAGGTTTTGGTGAGGGGAACATCCGGGCACTGTGGAGGTCGGTGCAGGCGCAcatggagaaggagagggagcaTTCTCAAGGAGAGGGATCCCCAAAAACTGTGCAGACTACTCAGTATTAG